The Streptomyces laurentii genome contains a region encoding:
- a CDS encoding luxR family two component transcriptional regulator (C-terminal DNA-binding domain of LuxR-like proteins. This domain contains a helix-turn-helix motif and binds DNA. Proteins belonging to this group are response regulators; some act as transcriptional activators, others as transcriptional repressors. Many...; cd06170;~DNA binding residues [nucleotide binding];~KEGG: sma:SAV_6039 two-component system response regulator; PFAM: Signal transduction response regulator, receiver region; Transcription regulator LuxR, C-terminal; SMART: Signal transduction response regulator, receiver region; Transcription regulator LuxR, C-terminal;~LuxR family two component transcriptional regulator [Streptomyces violaceusniger Tu4113];~Response regulator containing a CheY-like receiver domain and an HTH DNA-binding domain [Signal transduction mechanisms / Transcription]; COG2197;~Signal receiver domain; originally thought to be unique to bacteria (CheY, OmpR, NtrC, and PhoB), now recently identified in eukaroytes ETR1 Arabidopsis thaliana; this domain receives the signal from the sensor partner in a two-component systems; cd00156;~dimerization interface [polypeptide binding];~identified by MetaGeneAnnotator; putative;~intermolecular recognition site;~phosphorylation site [posttranslational modification]), with product MTETRHEIPPGSETDTEPEAARPIRVLLADDQALLRSAFRVLVDSEPDMEVVAEAADGAEAVARARAIRPDVVLMDIRMPGTDGLTATRLITDDPELCAVRIVMLTTFEVDEYVVRSLRAGASGFLGKGAEPEELLDAIRIAHAGEALLSPAATKGLITRFLAQGGGADPADGERPGYAERLGALTAREREVLVLVAGGRSNDEIAGLLDVSPLTVKTHVNRTMGKLGARDRAQLVVTAYESGLVRPRRE from the coding sequence ATGACCGAGACCCGGCACGAGATCCCGCCAGGAAGCGAGACGGACACGGAACCGGAGGCCGCGCGTCCCATCCGGGTGCTGCTCGCCGACGACCAGGCCCTGCTGCGCAGCGCCTTCCGCGTCCTGGTCGACTCCGAGCCCGACATGGAGGTCGTCGCCGAGGCCGCCGACGGGGCCGAGGCCGTGGCACGGGCCCGCGCCATCCGCCCCGACGTCGTGCTGATGGACATCCGGATGCCGGGTACGGACGGTCTCACCGCCACCCGTCTGATCACCGACGACCCCGAGCTGTGTGCCGTACGGATCGTCATGCTGACCACCTTCGAGGTCGACGAGTACGTGGTGCGCTCGCTGCGCGCCGGCGCCTCGGGCTTCCTCGGCAAGGGCGCCGAACCGGAGGAGCTGCTCGACGCCATCCGGATCGCGCACGCCGGCGAGGCGCTCCTCTCCCCGGCCGCCACCAAGGGCCTGATCACCCGTTTCCTCGCCCAGGGCGGCGGCGCCGACCCGGCGGACGGCGAGCGCCCCGGCTACGCCGAACGCCTCGGGGCGCTGACCGCGCGCGAGCGGGAGGTGCTGGTCCTGGTGGCGGGCGGCCGCTCCAACGACGAGATCGCCGGGCTGCTCGACGTCAGCCCGCTCACCGTGAAGACGCACGTGAACCGGACCATGGGCAAACTGGGCGCCCGCGACCGGGCGCAACTGGTCGTCACCGCGTACGAGTCGGGCCTCGTCCGCCCGAGGAGGGAGTAG
- a CDS encoding hypothetical protein (identified by MetaGeneAnnotator; putative;~sequence version:1) gives MRPNRRGALLVASVAAGVLLVGGGGVYYAATASGDGGGSSSSASDTSSSGTAAPGAPQEGGGPGIAPGEPAPGGAGGTVYRAEGSLPQGPSTAAVHRPEGRVSSAEATRLARALGLGGTPRLASGVWLVGPDRDGSGPRLSVAEKAPGSWTFHRYEGVAGGDNCLKGKACPPAGDALPPAGGAAVGEAAARAAVAPVLKAAGQDAPKPAERQTANGPVRTVTVDPVVGGLPTYGWSTTLQVGPDGTLLNGSGRLKEPAKAESLPVLSAQGALDELNGITRGTSGSGTGGLAATPAAPSPRVARVTGAILGLAPRDDGGAETLSPAWLFEVRDTPGATPHTLVRPAVDDRRTAAGSVPPASAASSAPPASPASPAADATPGRQFSAYRTDSTGRRLSVTFWGGVCGTYTASADEETPGRVTVTLTEQAQEPGQVCVLSAVETTRTVTLHQPLGDRTVVDGASGETVPRG, from the coding sequence ATGCGGCCGAACAGGCGCGGTGCGCTGCTCGTCGCCTCGGTGGCGGCGGGGGTGCTCCTCGTGGGCGGCGGGGGCGTGTACTACGCCGCCACGGCCTCCGGCGACGGCGGCGGCAGCAGCAGCAGTGCGAGCGATACGAGCAGCAGCGGTACGGCGGCGCCGGGGGCGCCGCAGGAGGGCGGCGGTCCCGGTATCGCCCCGGGCGAACCCGCCCCGGGCGGTGCCGGCGGCACCGTCTACCGGGCCGAGGGCTCCCTCCCCCAGGGGCCTTCGACGGCCGCCGTCCACCGGCCGGAGGGCCGGGTCTCCTCGGCGGAGGCGACCCGGCTCGCCCGGGCCCTGGGCCTCGGCGGCACGCCCCGGCTGGCGAGCGGGGTGTGGCTGGTCGGCCCGGACAGGGACGGCTCGGGGCCGCGGCTCAGCGTCGCGGAGAAGGCGCCGGGCAGCTGGACCTTCCACCGGTACGAGGGGGTGGCGGGCGGCGACAACTGCCTGAAGGGCAAGGCGTGTCCGCCGGCCGGCGACGCGCTGCCTCCGGCGGGCGGCGCCGCGGTGGGAGAGGCGGCGGCCCGGGCGGCCGTGGCACCGGTACTGAAGGCGGCCGGCCAGGACGCCCCGAAGCCGGCCGAGCGGCAGACCGCGAACGGCCCGGTGCGGACCGTCACGGTCGATCCGGTGGTGGGCGGGCTGCCGACGTACGGCTGGTCGACCACGCTCCAGGTGGGCCCGGACGGCACCCTGCTGAACGGCAGCGGGCGGCTGAAGGAGCCGGCGAAGGCCGAGAGCCTGCCGGTGCTGAGCGCGCAGGGGGCGCTGGACGAGCTGAACGGGATCACCCGGGGCACCTCGGGTTCCGGTACGGGCGGGCTCGCCGCCACGCCCGCGGCCCCCTCTCCCCGGGTGGCCCGGGTGACGGGCGCGATCCTCGGGCTGGCGCCGCGTGACGACGGCGGCGCGGAGACCTTGTCCCCGGCCTGGCTGTTCGAGGTGCGGGACACCCCCGGGGCGACCCCGCACACGCTGGTGCGTCCGGCGGTGGACGACCGGCGCACGGCGGCCGGTTCCGTACCGCCCGCGTCGGCCGCGTCGTCGGCGCCTCCGGCCTCTCCCGCCTCTCCCGCGGCGGACGCCACGCCCGGCCGGCAGTTCTCCGCGTACCGGACCGACTCGACGGGCCGGCGGCTCTCGGTGACCTTCTGGGGCGGGGTGTGCGGTACGTACACGGCCTCGGCGGACGAGGAGACGCCCGGGCGGGTGACCGTGACACTCACGGAGCAGGCACAGGAGCCCGGCCAGGTGTGCGTGTTGTCGGCGGTGGAGACCACGAGGACGGTCACCCTGCACCAGCCGCTGGGCGACCGGACGGTGGTGGACGGGGCGAGCGGCGAGACGGTGCCGCGCGGCTGA
- a CDS encoding quinolinate synthetase (identified by MetaGeneAnnotator; putative;~quinolinate synthetase [Streptomyces cattleya NRRL 8057 = DSM46488];~quinolinate synthetase; Provisional): MTTAQPLDVQPTPLALLLLGREADPKSERGVECPGDLPAPSDPDLVERARAAKEKLGDKVFVLGHHYQRDEVIQFADVTGDSFKLARDAAARPEAEYIVFCGVHFMAESADILTGDDQKVVLPDLAAGCSMADMATAEQVAECWDVLTEAGVADTVVPVSYMNSSADIKAFTGRHGGTICTSSNAKKALDWAFEQGEKVLFLPDQHLGRNTAVRDLGMSLDDCVVYNPHKPNGGLTAEELRAAKMILWRGHCSVHGRFSLDSVNDVRERIPGVNVLVHPECKHEVVAAADYVGSTEYIIKALEAAPAGSKWAIGTELNLVRRLANRFAPEGKEIVFLDKTVCFCSTMNRIDLPHLVWTLESLAEGNLVNRIQVDQETEHFAKLALERMLALP; encoded by the coding sequence GTGACCACCGCCCAGCCCCTGGACGTCCAGCCGACGCCGCTCGCCCTGCTCCTGCTCGGTCGTGAGGCCGATCCGAAGAGCGAGCGCGGCGTGGAGTGTCCCGGCGACCTGCCCGCGCCCTCCGATCCGGATCTGGTGGAGCGCGCCCGCGCGGCCAAGGAGAAGCTCGGAGACAAGGTCTTCGTTCTCGGCCACCACTACCAGCGCGACGAGGTCATCCAGTTCGCCGATGTCACCGGCGACTCCTTCAAGCTCGCGCGGGACGCCGCGGCCCGCCCGGAGGCCGAGTACATCGTCTTCTGCGGTGTGCACTTCATGGCCGAGTCGGCGGACATCCTGACCGGCGACGACCAGAAGGTCGTGCTGCCGGACCTGGCGGCCGGCTGCTCGATGGCCGACATGGCCACCGCCGAGCAGGTCGCCGAGTGCTGGGACGTGCTGACCGAGGCGGGTGTCGCCGACACGGTCGTGCCCGTCTCGTACATGAACTCCTCCGCCGACATCAAGGCCTTCACCGGCCGGCACGGCGGCACCATCTGTACCTCGTCGAACGCGAAGAAGGCCCTGGACTGGGCCTTCGAGCAGGGCGAGAAGGTGCTGTTCCTGCCGGACCAGCACCTGGGCCGCAACACCGCCGTGCGCGACCTGGGCATGTCCCTGGACGACTGCGTGGTCTACAACCCGCACAAGCCGAACGGCGGGCTGACCGCCGAGGAGCTGCGCGCCGCGAAGATGATCCTGTGGCGCGGCCACTGCTCGGTGCACGGCCGCTTCAGCCTGGACTCGGTGAACGACGTCCGCGAGCGGATACCGGGCGTCAACGTGCTGGTGCACCCCGAGTGCAAGCACGAGGTCGTCGCCGCGGCCGACTACGTGGGCTCGACGGAGTACATCATCAAGGCCCTGGAGGCGGCCCCGGCCGGCTCGAAGTGGGCCATCGGCACCGAGCTGAACCTGGTCCGGCGCCTGGCGAATCGATTCGCCCCCGAGGGCAAGGAGATCGTCTTCCTCGACAAGACGGTCTGCTTCTGCTCGACCATGAACCGCATCGACCTGCCCCACCTGGTGTGGACGCTGGAGTCGCTGGCCGAGGGCAACCTGGTCAACCGGATCCAGGTCGACCAGGAGACCGAGCACTTCGCCAAGCTCGCCCTGGAGCGGATGCTGGCGCTGCCGTAA
- a CDS encoding hypothetical protein (Hypothetical protein XNR_4713 [Streptomyces albus J1074];~identified by MetaGeneAnnotator; putative), whose product MIVRIMGEGQWKLADSHFAELNALDDELLAETEAGDEPGFRRTLGALLDAVRRLGEPLPDDALEPSELILPSPDASLDEVRAMLSDGGLIPG is encoded by the coding sequence GTGATCGTACGGATCATGGGGGAGGGCCAGTGGAAGCTGGCCGACAGTCATTTCGCCGAGCTCAACGCGCTCGACGACGAGCTTCTGGCCGAGACCGAGGCAGGTGACGAGCCTGGCTTCCGCCGGACCCTCGGCGCCCTCCTCGACGCGGTCCGCAGGCTCGGCGAGCCGCTCCCGGACGATGCCCTGGAGCCCTCCGAGCTGATCCTGCCGTCACCGGACGCGAGCCTCGACGAGGTCCGCGCCATGCTCTCCGACGGCGGGCTCATCCCGGGCTGA
- a CDS encoding two-component system sensor kinase (ATP binding site [chemical binding];~G-X-G motif;~Histidine kinase-, DNA gyrase B-, and HSP90-like ATPase; pfam02518;~Histidine kinase; pfam07730;~Mg2+ binding site [ion binding];~Signal transduction histidine kinase [Signal transduction mechanisms];~identified by MetaGeneAnnotator; putative;~two-component system sensor kinase [Streptomyces venezuelae ATCC10712]): protein MSTDGALFPRVRQRLRAHPLAFDTGLAVLVFCCMLAASFTDPHGGPDGGASFGDRVPSTFGIVFMLAGAATLVLRRNRPIEVLGATTAVSLVDLIGDTRPAPVIMGAVIALYTVASRTDRPTTWRLGLVTMTALTGSAMFFGTNPWYAQENLGIFAWTGMAAAAGDAVRSRRAFVDAIRERAERAERTREEEARRRVAEERLRIARDLHDVVAHHIALVNVQAGVAAHVMDKRPDQAKEALAHVRAASRSALDELRATVGLLRQSGDPEAPTEPVSGLAVLDDLLATFRNAGLPVDVTRTDGGAPLPSAVDLAAYRIIQEALTNVRKHAGQGARAEVSVLRVGRTVEITVLDDGTAPQPDPANPVNPAASAASAASAAPVDPVADGGGHGLVGMRERVTALGGALTAAPRYGGGFRVQAILPVSGDRRTGEDERA, encoded by the coding sequence ATGAGCACCGACGGCGCCTTGTTCCCCCGGGTCCGGCAGCGGCTGCGGGCGCATCCGCTCGCCTTCGACACGGGGCTCGCCGTCCTCGTCTTCTGCTGCATGCTCGCCGCGTCCTTCACCGACCCGCACGGCGGCCCCGACGGCGGCGCCTCCTTCGGTGACCGGGTGCCCAGTACGTTCGGGATCGTGTTCATGCTGGCCGGGGCCGCCACCCTGGTGCTGCGGCGGAACCGGCCCATCGAGGTGCTGGGCGCCACGACCGCCGTCTCGCTGGTCGACCTGATCGGCGACACCCGCCCGGCGCCGGTCATCATGGGCGCCGTCATCGCGCTGTACACCGTCGCCTCCCGCACCGACCGGCCCACCACCTGGCGTCTCGGCCTGGTCACCATGACCGCGCTGACCGGGAGCGCGATGTTCTTCGGCACCAACCCCTGGTACGCGCAGGAGAACCTCGGCATCTTCGCCTGGACCGGCATGGCCGCGGCGGCGGGCGACGCGGTCCGCAGCCGCCGGGCGTTCGTCGACGCCATCCGGGAGCGGGCCGAGCGCGCCGAACGCACCCGCGAGGAGGAGGCCCGGCGCCGGGTCGCCGAGGAGCGGCTGCGCATCGCCCGCGATCTGCACGACGTGGTCGCCCACCACATCGCGCTGGTCAACGTGCAGGCCGGGGTCGCCGCGCACGTCATGGACAAGCGTCCCGACCAGGCCAAGGAGGCTCTCGCGCACGTCCGCGCCGCCTCCCGCTCGGCCCTCGACGAGCTGCGCGCCACGGTCGGGCTGCTGCGCCAGTCCGGCGACCCGGAGGCGCCGACCGAGCCGGTGTCCGGCCTCGCCGTCCTCGACGACCTGCTGGCCACCTTCCGCAACGCCGGCCTGCCGGTCGACGTCACCCGCACCGACGGCGGCGCCCCGCTGCCGTCGGCCGTCGACCTCGCCGCGTACCGGATCATCCAGGAGGCGCTGACCAACGTCCGCAAGCACGCCGGACAGGGCGCCCGCGCCGAGGTGAGCGTGCTCAGGGTCGGCCGTACGGTCGAGATCACCGTCCTCGACGACGGCACCGCCCCGCAGCCGGACCCGGCGAACCCGGTGAATCCGGCGGCCTCGGCGGCCTCGGCGGCCTCGGCGGCCCCGGTGGACCCCGTCGCGGACGGCGGCGGGCACGGTCTGGTCGGGATGCGGGAGCGGGTGACCGCCCTCGGCGGCGCGCTCACCGCCGCCCCCCGCTACGGGGGCGGCTTCCGGGTGCAGGCGATACTTCCCGTGTCCGGCGACCGCCGTACGGGGGAGGACGAACGCGCATGA
- a CDS encoding RND multidrug efflux transporter (Cation/multidrug efflux pump [Defense mechanisms]; COG0841;~RND multidrug efflux transporter; Acriflavin resistance protein [Streptomyces venezuelae ATCC10712];~identified by MetaGeneAnnotator; putative), whose protein sequence is MSWLSRFSLAQRALIGLMSLIALLFGAIAIPQLKQQLLPSIELPMVSIIAPYQGASPDVVEKQVVEPLENSLKAVEGISSVTSTASEGSAVIMAGFDYGNVGTQQLVADVQQAVNRARNTLPDTVDPQVIAGSTDDIPTVVLAVTSDKDQQALADQLEKTVVPALEDIDGVAQVSVDGVQDLQVSVTPDDRKLAGAGLTPVKLAEALRNGGGTMPAGAFAEDGKSRTVQVGGGYTSLRQIEDLRIKPEKGKAVRLGDVATVKQEESSRVSLTRTNGRPSLAVMATMDKDGSAVAISDAVQDKLPDLRRDLGKGTELTVVSDQGPAVAKSISGLTTEGALGLVMAVLVILVFLASLRSTLVTAVSIPLSVVLALIVLWTRDLSLNMLTLGALTIAIGRVVDDSIVVLENIKRHLGYGEERQTAIITAVKEVAGAVTSSTLTTVAVFLPIGLVGGMIGELFGSFSLTVTVALLASLLVSLTVVPVLSFWFLRAPKGTSDDPERARREAEEKEAKSRLQRAYVRVLGFATRRRLTSLGIALVVLVVTFGMGGLLKTNFFDQGEQDVLSIKQKLAPGTSLAASDEAAKKVEKVLAGAKGVKDYQVTVGSSGFMAAFGGGTGSNQASYQLTLEDSASSEKIADDLHKELATLDGIGETTVSAGGGFGSQDLSVVVKASDPALLKKASEQVKEAVGTLKNVTDVRSDLSTSVPRVSVKATAKAADAGFDNTSLGMIVAQAVHGTPAAKAVLDDTERDVLITSAHPATTLAELKALPLGPVKLGDIADVKLVPGPVSLARIDGARTATVTAKPTTDDTGAISLDLQKKLDALDLPEGATVSIGGVSEDQSDAMVKMLLAMLAAVAIVFMLLVATFRSLIQPLILLVSIPFAATGAIGLLVITGTAMGVPAMIGMLMLIGIVVTNAIVLIDLINQYRAQGMGVIEAVIEGGRHRLRPILMTALATIFALIPMALGITGEGGFIAQPLAVVVIGGLVTSTLLTLLLVPTLYAMVELRKERRAKKKADKRAKKAGGDGGDGTPVPPQAKEPAAV, encoded by the coding sequence ATGTCCTGGCTGTCCAGATTCAGCCTCGCGCAACGGGCCCTGATAGGGCTGATGTCCCTGATCGCCTTGCTCTTCGGAGCGATCGCGATCCCGCAGCTGAAGCAACAGCTGCTCCCGTCCATCGAGCTTCCGATGGTCTCGATCATCGCCCCCTACCAGGGCGCGTCGCCGGACGTGGTCGAGAAGCAGGTCGTCGAGCCGCTGGAGAACAGCCTCAAGGCCGTCGAGGGCATTTCCAGCGTCACCTCCACCGCCTCCGAGGGCAGCGCCGTCATCATGGCGGGCTTCGACTACGGGAACGTGGGGACCCAGCAGCTCGTCGCCGATGTCCAGCAGGCCGTCAACCGGGCCCGGAACACGCTGCCGGACACGGTCGACCCGCAGGTGATCGCCGGTTCCACCGACGACATCCCGACGGTCGTGCTCGCGGTCACCTCCGACAAGGACCAGCAGGCGCTGGCCGACCAGCTGGAGAAGACCGTCGTCCCCGCCCTGGAGGACATCGACGGCGTCGCCCAGGTCAGCGTCGACGGCGTCCAGGACCTCCAGGTCTCCGTCACGCCCGACGACCGCAAGCTCGCGGGCGCCGGCCTGACGCCGGTGAAGCTCGCCGAGGCGCTGCGCAACGGCGGCGGCACCATGCCCGCCGGCGCCTTCGCCGAGGACGGCAAGAGCCGGACCGTCCAGGTCGGCGGCGGCTACACCTCGCTGCGGCAGATCGAGGACCTGCGGATCAAGCCCGAGAAGGGCAAGGCGGTCCGCCTCGGCGACGTCGCCACCGTGAAGCAGGAGGAGTCGAGCCGGGTCTCCCTGACCCGTACCAACGGCCGGCCCAGCCTCGCCGTCATGGCCACCATGGACAAGGACGGCAGCGCCGTCGCCATCTCCGACGCCGTCCAGGACAAGCTCCCCGACCTGCGCCGCGACCTCGGCAAGGGCACCGAGCTGACGGTCGTCTCCGACCAGGGCCCGGCCGTCGCCAAGTCGATCTCCGGCCTCACCACCGAGGGCGCGCTCGGCCTGGTCATGGCCGTCCTCGTCATCCTGGTCTTCCTCGCCTCGCTGCGCTCCACCCTGGTCACCGCGGTCTCCATCCCGCTGTCGGTCGTCCTCGCCCTGATCGTGCTGTGGACCCGTGACCTGTCGCTCAACATGCTCACGCTGGGCGCCCTGACCATCGCCATCGGCCGCGTCGTCGACGACTCGATCGTGGTCCTGGAGAACATCAAGCGGCACCTCGGCTACGGCGAGGAGCGGCAGACCGCGATCATCACCGCGGTCAAGGAGGTCGCCGGCGCGGTCACCTCCTCGACCCTCACCACCGTCGCCGTCTTCCTGCCGATCGGCCTGGTCGGCGGCATGATCGGCGAGCTGTTCGGCTCGTTCAGCCTCACCGTCACCGTCGCGCTGCTCGCCTCGCTGCTGGTGTCGCTGACGGTCGTGCCGGTCCTCTCGTTCTGGTTCCTGCGCGCCCCCAAGGGCACCTCGGACGACCCGGAGCGGGCCCGCCGCGAGGCCGAGGAGAAGGAGGCCAAGAGCCGTCTGCAGCGCGCGTACGTGCGGGTGCTGGGCTTCGCCACCCGGCGCCGGCTCACCAGCCTCGGCATCGCCCTGGTGGTCCTCGTCGTCACCTTCGGCATGGGCGGTCTGCTGAAGACCAACTTCTTCGACCAGGGCGAGCAGGACGTCCTGTCCATCAAGCAGAAGCTCGCGCCGGGCACCAGCCTCGCCGCCTCCGACGAGGCCGCGAAGAAGGTCGAGAAGGTCCTCGCCGGCGCCAAGGGCGTCAAGGACTACCAGGTCACCGTCGGTTCCTCCGGCTTCATGGCGGCCTTCGGCGGCGGCACCGGCTCCAACCAGGCGTCGTACCAGCTGACCCTGGAGGACTCCGCCTCGTCCGAGAAGATCGCCGACGACCTGCACAAGGAGCTCGCCACGCTCGACGGCATCGGCGAGACCACCGTCTCCGCGGGCGGCGGCTTCGGCAGCCAGGACCTGAGCGTCGTCGTCAAGGCCTCCGACCCGGCGCTGCTCAAGAAGGCGTCCGAGCAGGTCAAGGAGGCGGTCGGGACCCTGAAGAACGTCACCGACGTACGCAGCGACCTGTCCACCTCGGTGCCGCGGGTCTCGGTGAAGGCCACCGCCAAGGCCGCCGACGCCGGCTTCGACAACACCAGCCTCGGCATGATCGTCGCCCAGGCGGTGCACGGCACCCCGGCCGCCAAGGCCGTTCTCGACGACACCGAGCGGGACGTCCTGATCACCTCGGCGCACCCGGCCACCACCCTGGCCGAGCTGAAGGCGCTGCCGCTCGGCCCGGTGAAGCTGGGCGACATCGCGGACGTGAAGCTGGTGCCCGGCCCGGTCTCGCTGGCCCGGATCGACGGCGCCCGCACCGCGACCGTGACCGCCAAGCCGACCACGGACGACACCGGCGCGATCAGCCTCGACCTGCAGAAGAAGCTCGACGCGCTGGACCTGCCCGAGGGCGCCACCGTCTCCATCGGCGGTGTCTCCGAGGACCAGTCCGACGCGATGGTCAAGATGCTCCTCGCGATGCTCGCGGCCGTGGCGATCGTCTTCATGCTGCTCGTCGCGACGTTCCGGTCGCTGATCCAGCCGCTGATCCTGCTGGTCTCCATCCCGTTCGCGGCGACCGGCGCGATCGGCCTCCTGGTGATCACCGGCACCGCGATGGGCGTCCCGGCGATGATCGGCATGCTGATGCTGATCGGCATCGTGGTCACCAACGCGATCGTCCTGATCGACCTGATCAACCAGTACCGGGCCCAGGGCATGGGCGTCATCGAGGCCGTGATCGAGGGTGGCCGGCACCGGCTGCGCCCGATCCTCATGACGGCCCTCGCGACGATCTTCGCGCTGATCCCGATGGCGCTCGGCATCACCGGCGAGGGCGGCTTCATCGCCCAGCCGCTGGCCGTGGTCGTGATCGGCGGTCTGGTGACGTCGACGCTGCTCACGCTGCTGCTCGTGCCGACGCTCTACGCGATGGTGGAGCTCCGCAAGGAGCGCCGCGCGAAGAAGAAGGCCGACAAGCGGGCGAAGAAGGCGGGCGGCGACGGCGGTGACGGCACTCCGGTGCCGCCGCAGGCCAAGGAGCCGGCCGCGGTCTGA
- a CDS encoding BAU82689.1 (identified by MetaGeneAnnotator; putative) has protein sequence MLAHRARRRSGLTRTAERRTERRTNGVRDRAHEDRRTEGRIRHIDTMAIVKVTRTGYDR, from the coding sequence ATGCTCGCACACCGCGCCCGGAGGCGGTCCGGGCTTACACGGACGGCGGAGCGGAGGACGGAGCGGAGGACGAACGGCGTGCGCGACCGCGCGCACGAGGACCGCCGGACCGAGGGGCGAATACGTCACATCGACACGATGGCCATCGTCAAAGTGACGCGAACCGGATATGATAGATAG
- a CDS encoding iron binding protein of the hesB_IscA_SufA family (Iron-sulfur cluster assembly accessory protein;~identified by MetaGeneAnnotator; putative;~probable iron binding protein of the HesB_IscA_SufA family [Streptomyces venezuelae ATCC10712]): MSVSDEKTTVSDGILLSDAAAAKVKALLDQEGRDDLALRVAVQPGGCSGLRYQLFFDERSLDGDVVKDFDGVKVVTDRMSAPYLGGASIDFVDTIEKQGFTIDNPNATGSCACGDSFS, from the coding sequence ATGTCCGTATCGGACGAGAAGACCACGGTCAGCGACGGCATCCTCCTGTCCGACGCCGCCGCGGCCAAGGTCAAGGCCCTCCTCGACCAGGAAGGCCGTGACGACCTGGCCCTGCGCGTCGCCGTTCAGCCCGGTGGCTGCTCCGGCCTGCGCTACCAGCTGTTCTTCGACGAGCGTTCGCTCGACGGCGACGTCGTCAAGGACTTCGACGGCGTCAAGGTCGTCACCGACCGCATGAGCGCCCCGTACCTGGGCGGCGCCTCGATCGACTTCGTCGACACCATCGAGAAGCAGGGCTTCACGATCGACAACCCGAACGCCACGGGTTCCTGCGCCTGCGGCGACAGCTTCAGCTAA
- a CDS encoding hypothetical protein (identified by MetaGeneAnnotator; putative;~predicted protein [Streptomyces roseosporus NRRL15998]) has product MTQYPAPREPREPRESDFSLAELRGDGARMAPHWAPASAPATAPVSPALIHGVTVPAASARLIAATREYGV; this is encoded by the coding sequence ATGACCCAGTACCCCGCTCCTCGTGAGCCCCGCGAGCCCCGTGAGTCCGACTTCAGCCTCGCCGAGCTGCGCGGCGACGGCGCGCGGATGGCCCCGCACTGGGCGCCCGCCTCGGCGCCCGCGACCGCCCCGGTCTCCCCCGCGCTGATCCACGGCGTGACGGTGCCGGCCGCGTCGGCCCGGCTGATCGCGGCCACGCGGGAGTACGGCGTCTGA